Proteins encoded in a region of the Rhodospirillales bacterium genome:
- a CDS encoding cytochrome c produces MSYPARLAAMVFLALLVTGETISAANAPEHVIKYRQNLMTSAGAHLANVVLLAQGRVDFADGLITSAQAIVDLLENSRVAFPEGTAEGDTQARAKIWEERAKFDAALEDSLDSVRELAAAARGRDLEAVNAALVPVARGCRSCHLTFRVRD; encoded by the coding sequence ATGTCCTATCCCGCCCGTCTCGCCGCCATGGTCTTCCTGGCGCTTCTCGTCACGGGGGAAACCATTTCTGCGGCAAATGCTCCCGAGCACGTCATCAAGTATCGGCAGAACTTGATGACGAGCGCCGGTGCGCATCTCGCCAACGTGGTCCTGCTTGCGCAAGGCCGGGTCGATTTTGCCGACGGACTGATCACCAGCGCGCAGGCGATCGTGGATTTGCTGGAGAATTCCCGTGTCGCGTTCCCCGAGGGAACTGCAGAAGGCGATACCCAGGCGCGGGCAAAAATCTGGGAGGAGCGCGCGAAGTTTGATGCCGCGCTGGAAGACTCGCTGGACTCGGTTCGTGAGCTTGCCGCTGCCGCTAGGGGCCGCGACCTCGAAGCAGTCAATGCCGCGCTGGTTCCCGTGGCCCGTGGCTGTCGCTCCTGTCATCTGACGTTCCGGGTCAGGGACTAG